Proteins encoded together in one Bos javanicus breed banteng chromosome 6, ARS-OSU_banteng_1.0, whole genome shotgun sequence window:
- the LOC133249819 gene encoding estradiol 17-beta-dehydrogenase 11 — protein MTGKTKYTQSSQQQKRIQFFLASFLLLPFLLVCIVESLLKLFIPKKRKSVTGEIVLITGAGHGIGRQTAYEFAKLKCKLVLWDINKHGLEETATECKRLGAKAHTFVVDCSNREDIYSSAKKVKAEVGDVSILVNNAGVVYTSDLFATQDPQIEKTFEVNILAHFWTTKAFLPEMMKNNHGHIVTVASAAGHTGVPFLLAYCSSKFAAVGFHKALTEELSALKRTGVKTTCLCPNFINTGFIKNPSTSLGPTLEPEEVVNKLIDGILTEQKMIFVPSSLNFLSIMEKVLPERFQAILKRKIDIRFDAVIGYKMKGK, from the exons ATGACTGGTAAAACGAAATATACCCAAAGCTCGCAGCAACAAAAAAGGATACAGTTCTTTCTGGCCAGCTTCCTGCTTCTGCCCTTTCTGCTCGTCTGCATCGTAGAGTCTCTCCTGAAGCTTTTTATTCCTAAGAAGAGAAAATCAGTCACCGGAGAGATTGTCCTTATTACCGGAGCTGGACAcggtattggcaggcagactgcCTACGAATTTGCCAAACTTAAGTGCAAGCTGGTCCTGTGGGATATAAATAAG CATGGACTTGAGGAAACAGCCACCGAATGCAAGAGACTGGGTGCGAAGGCTCATACCTTTGTGGTAGACTGTAGTAACCGAGAAGATATTTACAGCTCTGCAAAGAAG GTGAAGGCAGAAGTTGGAGATGTTAGTATTTTAGTAAATAACGCTGGTGTAGTCTACACATCAGACTTGTTCGCTACACAAGACCCTCAGATTGAAAAGACTTTTGAAGTTAATATCCTTGCACATTTCTGG ACTACAAAGGCATTTCTTCCTGAGATGATGAAGAATAATCATGGCCATATTGTCACTGTGGCTTCAGCAGCTGGGCATACTGGGGTCCCCTTCTTACTGGCTTACTG TTCAAGCAAGTTTGCTGCTGTTGGATTTCATAAAGCTCTGACTGAAGAATTGAGTGCCTTAAAAAGAACCGGAGTCAAAACAACATGTCTCTGCCCTAATTTCATAAACACCGGCTTCATCAAAAACCCAAGTACCAG TTTGGGACCCACCCTGGAACCTGAGGAAGTGGTAAACAAGCTGATAGATGGGATCCTGACTGAACAGAAAATGATCTTTGTTCCATCTTCTCTCAACTTTTTGTCAATAATGGAAAA